GCGTCAGGTCTGGGAAGCGTCGGGTCACGTCGAAACCTTCAGTGATCCGCTCGTCGAATCTCTGATCACCCACAAGCGCTACCGCGCCGATCATCTTCTCGAAGCCTACGAGGAGAAGCACGGTCATCCGCCGGAGAACGGCCTCGCCGATATCCGCGATCCCGAGACCGGCGACCCGGGCCAATGGACCGAACCGCGCGCGTTCTCGGGCCTGCTCAAGACGTTCCTCGGACCGGTCGACAACGAGGAAGGGCTGCACTACCTGCGGCCCGAGACCGCTCAGGGCATCTTCGTGAACTTCGCCAACGTGCTGACGACGTCGCGCAAGAAGCCGCCGTTCGGCATCGGCCAGATCGGCAAGAGCTTCCGCAACGAAATCACCCCCGGAAACTTCATCTTCCGCACTCGCGAGTTCGAGCAGATGGAGATGGAATTCTTCGTCAAGCCCGGCGAGGACGAGGAGTGGCACGAGTACTGGATCGACTACCGCATGAAGTGGTACACCGACCTCGGTATCGACCCGGAGAATCTGCGCCTGTACGAGCATGCCAAGGAGAAGCTCTCGCACTACTCCAAGCGCACCGTCGACATCGAGTACCGCTTCGGCTTCCAGGGAAGCGCCTGGGGCGAGCTCGAGGGCGTTGCCAACCGCACCGACTACGACCTCTCGGTGCACTCGAAGGTATCCGGCCAGGACTTGAGCTACTACGAGCAGGCAACCGACACCCGCTACACGCCGTACGTCATCGAGCCGGCGGCCGGTCTGACTCGTTCGCTGATGGCATTCCTCGTCGACGCGTACTCAGAGGACGAGGCACCCAACGCCAAGGGCGGCGTCGACAAGCGCGTCGTACTCAAGCTCGACCGCCGCCTCGCTCCGGTCAAGGTTGCCGTTCTGCCGCTCTCGCGTAATGCGGATCTGACGCCGAAGGCGAAGGACCTGGCACAGCAATTGCGTCAGTACTGGAATGTGGAATTCGACGACGCCGGAGCCATCGGCCGTCGATACCGTCGCCAGGACGAGATCGGTACGCCGTTCTGCATCACCGTCGACTTCGACACCCTCGACGACCATGCCGTCACCATCCGCGAGCGCGACACGATGGCGCAGGAGCGGGTTGCTCTCGATCAGGTCGAGGGCTACCTCGCGCAGCGGTTGCTCGGAGCCTAGAACACCGAAGTCGAGGTGACCGAACGTCGTGTTCGGTCACCTCGACTCAGGCGCACAACCTCGGCGACCGGGCGCGACCAGTCGTCTAGAACCGGCCGCCGCCGCCACCGAAACCGCCGCCGCCGCCTCCTCCGCCGAAGCCGCCCCCGCCGCCGAAGCCGCCTCCACCGAAGCCGCCGCCCCCGCCGCGTAGGACGCTGTTGATGAGGATTCCGCCGAGGACCGCGCCAGCCATATTCCCACCGCCACCGCCACCGCCTCCGCGTGGGCGATTGCGATCTTCCCAGTCTCGGACGTCGGCCTGCGCGCTCTGAGATGCCTGCGTGGCCAATTGAGCTGCGGCCTGAGCATGCTGGAGGGCCTTCGCCGGTTCCGAGGACTCCAGCTGGCGGGCGGCTTCGAAATGCCGTTCCGACTCTGCGAGGCGGGTTCGCGCTTCGGCTCCGACGCCGCCGCGTCGGGTCGATATGTAGTCCTTGGCAGCGGTGATCTGCGACTGAGCCCCGCCGATGTCACGCGCGAGTCGTGCGCGCAGAAGCTCCTCCTGCTCCTTCACCTCGGTTGCGTCTTCGATCGTTGCGTCCAGTTGTTGGTCTGCAGCAACGAGTTGGTTGTAACTTCCGAGCGGATCCGATGCCTGGGACGCCTCGGCATTGCGTAGTGCCTGTTCGGCCGCTGCGCGCGCCTTGTCCAAATCGGGCCCACCGTGCCGACTGAGCGTTGCGGCATCGGCGATGTCTTTACGCACCTCTTCGATGGCGCCCGGAAGCGTCGCTATCGCATTGCGGATATCGCTCTGCGCGTGGTCGACTGCGTCGAGCAAGGCCCGTGCGTGTTCGGCTGCTTTTTCTGCCGTTCGGACGGCGGAGACCAGTTCACCC
This region of Rhodococcus sp. PAMC28707 genomic DNA includes:
- a CDS encoding glycine--tRNA ligase, with product MAPKSKVDTVANLAKRRGLVYPCGEIYGGTKSAWDYGPLGVELKENIKKQWWRNMVTSREDTVGLDSSVILPRQVWEASGHVETFSDPLVESLITHKRYRADHLLEAYEEKHGHPPENGLADIRDPETGDPGQWTEPRAFSGLLKTFLGPVDNEEGLHYLRPETAQGIFVNFANVLTTSRKKPPFGIGQIGKSFRNEITPGNFIFRTREFEQMEMEFFVKPGEDEEWHEYWIDYRMKWYTDLGIDPENLRLYEHAKEKLSHYSKRTVDIEYRFGFQGSAWGELEGVANRTDYDLSVHSKVSGQDLSYYEQATDTRYTPYVIEPAAGLTRSLMAFLVDAYSEDEAPNAKGGVDKRVVLKLDRRLAPVKVAVLPLSRNADLTPKAKDLAQQLRQYWNVEFDDAGAIGRRYRRQDEIGTPFCITVDFDTLDDHAVTIRERDTMAQERVALDQVEGYLAQRLLGA